From a region of the Pseudanabaena sp. PCC 7367 genome:
- a CDS encoding helix-turn-helix domain-containing protein, protein MADNSNIHLINQHIGVRIKRQRMIQNLSQEKLATKIRVTFQQLQKYERGVNRISAARLYQIAQALQVPVTWFLADYDHENATQPNGNDVDDREIDSLIKHFAMIQDPEKRCYALDIIKLYARGNRHK, encoded by the coding sequence ATGGCAGACAATTCCAATATTCATCTAATCAATCAACATATTGGTGTACGGATCAAGCGGCAACGTATGATCCAAAATCTCAGCCAAGAGAAACTGGCTACCAAGATTAGAGTTACTTTCCAGCAACTCCAGAAATATGAGCGCGGCGTTAATCGTATCAGTGCCGCCAGGCTCTATCAAATTGCTCAAGCCCTCCAAGTCCCAGTCACCTGGTTCTTAGCAGATTATGACCATGAAAATGCAACCCAGCCAAATGGTAATGATGTTGACGATCGGGAAATTGACTCACTGATTAAGCATTTTGCGATGATCCAAGACCCCGAAAAACGATGCTATGCGCTCGATATCATTAAGCTCTATGCCAGAGGCAATCGGCATAAATGA
- a CDS encoding Tn3 family transposase yields the protein MPVDFLTAEQKARYGQFTGEPNEVQLARYFHLDQSDLAFISNRRGDQNRLGFALQLTSVRFLGTFLSDLALIPRNVQTFVAQQLSIRHISIVAGYAQRETTKREHTALIRDYYGYHDFSAPPWSFRLSRLLYTRAWISNERPSLLFDFATAWLIQHKVLLPGATTLTRLIAEIRERTTNQLWQRLSSLPTNEQKAKLQTLLQVPEGERTSNFDRYRKGPVRISSAAFNTAIERYRYFKAFGMQELDFSYIPPVRLKNLARHAGMTSMHKIARMPDHRRIAILVAFVKAFETIALDEALDVLDLLITGIAGEAKRIGQKKRLRTLKDLDKAALALAQVGILILNEENQDSQLREAIFARISRDKLAESVALINELARPADDNFHDEIVEQYGRVRRFLPSLLHNIVFKAAPAGEVTLSAFKYLVSMGISRKQILEDPPLEIITNPWKRLVFDPEGRVTKRGYILCFLDKLQDSLRRRDIYVDNSDHWGDPRAKLLRGKEWQANRIQIARSLGHPINPQKAIANLVSQMDATYKEVACNFEHNQSVRIDHSGQHPSLTITNLDKLAEPPSLTQLNQEITELLPAVDLTELLLEINTHTGFTDEFTHVSEANARVNDLDVSICAVLLAEACNIGLEPLIKNHIPALTRHRLTWVKQNYLRAETLVQANARLVDHQATLTLANHWGGGEVASADGIRFVTPIRTINAGPNRRYFGFHRGITWYNFVSDQYSGFHGIVIPGTLRDSIFVLEGLLEQQTGLRPTEIMTDTAGTSDMVFGLFWLLGYQFSPRLADAGEAIFWRVDKDADYGVLNDLARGRVNTHRIEQHWDDMLRIAGSLKLGTVQASELIRSLLKSERPSSLAQAIIEVGRINKTLYLLNYIDDEDYRRRILTQLNRGESRHRVARTICHGQRGEIRKRYRQGQEDQLGALGLVTNAVVLWNTIYIQAALEHLRKQAVDVKDADIARLSPLLYRHINMLGHYSFTLAQQVVNGELRPLNLPVDLLLFS from the coding sequence ATGCCAGTTGATTTTTTAACCGCAGAGCAAAAGGCACGATATGGACAGTTTACAGGTGAACCCAATGAAGTGCAGCTAGCACGTTACTTTCATCTCGATCAAAGTGATTTGGCATTTATATCTAATCGACGCGGTGACCAAAATCGGCTCGGCTTTGCTTTGCAACTAACATCAGTACGTTTTTTAGGCACATTCCTTTCAGATCTGGCGCTGATCCCCCGCAACGTGCAAACATTTGTGGCCCAACAACTATCAATTCGCCATATTTCTATTGTGGCAGGTTATGCCCAGAGAGAAACTACTAAACGCGAGCACACAGCATTGATCCGTGACTACTATGGCTACCATGATTTTAGTGCTCCACCGTGGTCATTTCGGTTAAGCCGATTGCTCTACACGCGTGCCTGGATCAGTAATGAAAGACCAAGTTTGCTATTTGACTTTGCTACCGCCTGGCTAATCCAACATAAAGTGCTGTTGCCAGGTGCTACAACTCTGACCCGCTTAATTGCAGAGATTCGAGAAAGAACCACAAATCAATTATGGCAACGATTATCATCATTACCCACAAATGAACAAAAAGCAAAGTTACAAACTCTACTACAAGTGCCAGAAGGAGAACGTACTTCCAATTTTGATCGCTATCGTAAAGGGCCAGTCAGAATCAGTAGCGCAGCCTTTAATACAGCAATTGAGCGCTATAGATATTTTAAAGCATTTGGAATGCAGGAACTAGACTTTTCCTATATTCCACCAGTGCGATTGAAGAATCTGGCTCGTCATGCAGGTATGACCTCCATGCATAAAATTGCCAGGATGCCCGATCACAGACGTATTGCGATCTTAGTAGCCTTTGTGAAAGCGTTTGAGACGATAGCACTTGATGAAGCTCTGGATGTCCTTGACTTACTCATTACCGGTATTGCTGGAGAAGCAAAAAGGATTGGTCAAAAAAAGCGGTTACGAACACTCAAAGATTTAGATAAAGCCGCGCTGGCACTTGCACAAGTTGGTATCTTGATCCTGAATGAGGAAAACCAAGACAGCCAGTTGAGAGAAGCTATTTTTGCACGAATTTCCCGAGACAAGCTAGCTGAATCGGTGGCGCTCATTAATGAGCTAGCTCGCCCAGCAGACGACAATTTTCATGATGAGATTGTCGAACAATATGGTCGTGTGCGGCGTTTTTTACCAAGCCTACTTCACAATATTGTATTCAAGGCTGCACCTGCGGGCGAAGTTACCCTGTCAGCCTTTAAATACCTGGTGTCTATGGGTATCTCACGTAAGCAAATTCTGGAAGACCCACCACTAGAAATTATTACTAATCCGTGGAAGCGCCTGGTCTTTGATCCAGAAGGACGCGTAACCAAACGAGGATACATACTGTGTTTCCTCGATAAGCTACAAGATTCACTCCGTCGTCGGGATATTTATGTCGACAATAGCGATCACTGGGGTGACCCCAGAGCAAAGTTGCTACGGGGCAAAGAATGGCAAGCAAATCGCATCCAGATTGCTCGCTCGCTTGGTCATCCGATCAATCCCCAAAAAGCGATCGCAAACTTAGTGAGCCAAATGGATGCCACCTACAAAGAAGTCGCTTGTAACTTTGAGCATAACCAATCAGTCAGAATCGATCATTCCGGTCAACATCCTTCGCTAACGATTACAAACCTGGATAAACTGGCTGAGCCACCCAGCCTAACTCAACTCAATCAAGAGATTACAGAATTGTTACCAGCCGTAGATCTCACCGAGTTATTGTTGGAAATCAATACTCACACTGGATTTACCGATGAATTTACGCATGTGAGTGAAGCTAATGCTCGTGTTAATGATCTAGACGTTAGTATTTGTGCAGTACTGCTAGCCGAAGCCTGCAATATTGGATTAGAACCCTTAATCAAGAACCATATACCTGCATTGACGCGTCATCGGTTGACTTGGGTCAAGCAAAATTATCTGCGAGCGGAAACGTTAGTGCAAGCCAATGCCAGACTTGTCGATCATCAAGCCACCCTTACTTTAGCTAATCATTGGGGCGGCGGTGAGGTTGCTTCTGCTGATGGCATCCGTTTTGTAACTCCAATTCGGACCATAAATGCAGGCCCTAATCGAAGATACTTTGGTTTTCACAGAGGTATCACTTGGTATAACTTTGTTTCGGATCAGTATTCTGGCTTTCATGGCATTGTTATTCCCGGTACTCTGCGAGATTCAATCTTTGTCTTGGAAGGACTATTGGAGCAACAAACAGGCTTACGTCCTACTGAAATAATGACGGATACCGCTGGTACCAGTGATATGGTGTTTGGTCTATTTTGGTTACTGGGTTATCAGTTTTCCCCACGCTTGGCAGATGCAGGAGAAGCAATTTTCTGGCGTGTCGATAAAGATGCAGATTATGGTGTACTCAATGATTTAGCCCGTGGTCGAGTAAATACCCATCGAATTGAGCAACACTGGGATGACATGTTAAGGATTGCTGGCTCTCTGAAGTTGGGTACTGTTCAGGCTTCAGAATTGATCCGCTCATTACTGAAAAGTGAAAGGCCATCAAGCCTTGCCCAAGCCATCATTGAGGTTGGCCGCATCAATAAAACACTGTACCTGCTCAATTATATTGATGATGAGGACTATCGTCGCCGCATCTTAACGCAACTGAATCGGGGCGAGAGCAGGCACCGTGTTGCTCGCACTATTTGCCATGGCCAACGGGGCGAAATTCGTAAGCGCTATCGACAAGGACAGGAAGATCAATTAGGGGCTTTGGGCTTGGTTACTAATGCTGTTGTCCTGTGGAACACTATTTATATTCAGGCGGCCTTAGAGCATCTACGAAAACAGGCTGTAGATGTGAAAGATGCAGATATAGCAAGGTTATCACCTCTGCTGTATAGACATATTAATATGTTGGGCCATTACTCTTTCACTTTGGCGCAGCAAGTTGTTAATGGAGAGCTGAGACCCCTGAACCTGCCCGTAGACTTACTTCTATTCTCTTAG
- a CDS encoding recombinase family protein produces the protein MRLFGYARVSTSQQSLDIQLKALKNAGVKPSRIFSDQASGRNADREGLNLLRLKVEHGDLILVKKLDRLGRDTADMVQLIKEFDQMGVAVKFLDDCISTEGTMGEMVVTILSAVAQAERRRILERTNEGRLEAKAKGVQFGRKRSVDRNKVFALKSQGLGATAIAKQLGIGRSTVYHVLNNP, from the coding sequence TTGAGGCTTTTTGGCTATGCGCGAGTCTCCACTAGTCAGCAATCTCTTGATATTCAGTTGAAGGCTCTCAAGAATGCTGGGGTGAAACCAAGTCGCATTTTCTCTGATCAGGCATCTGGTCGCAATGCCGATCGTGAGGGGCTGAATTTGTTACGCCTTAAGGTCGAACATGGTGATCTGATTTTGGTAAAGAAGCTCGATCGCTTGGGCCGTGATACTGCTGATATGGTTCAACTTATCAAGGAGTTTGACCAGATGGGTGTAGCAGTCAAGTTTCTCGATGATTGCATCAGCACTGAGGGAACTATGGGGGAAATGGTAGTTACAATTCTCTCCGCCGTTGCTCAAGCTGAACGTCGGCGCATTCTTGAGCGTACTAACGAAGGCAGGCTTGAAGCCAAAGCCAAGGGTGTACAGTTTGGCCGTAAACGTAGTGTTGATCGTAACAAGGTTTTTGCTCTTAAATCTCAAGGACTGGGTGCAACTGCGATCGCTAAACAACTTGGCATCGGGCGCTCTACTGTCTATCACGTCCTCAATAATCCTTAG